One Candidatus Campbellbacteria bacterium genomic window carries:
- the rpsT gene encoding 30S ribosomal protein S20 — protein MPIIKAAKKALRSSARKRVVNLRRTRAMKEVVKDIRDLTGKGSVKDAQAKLASAYQAIDKAAKLGIIKKNAASRKKSRLAKLLKKSSQ, from the coding sequence ATGCCAATAATCAAAGCAGCAAAAAAGGCACTTCGCAGTTCCGCACGAAAGCGTGTGGTTAACTTGCGTCGTACACGTGCCATGAAAGAAGTGGTGAAGGATATTCGCGATCTTACAGGAAAGGGTAGTGTAAAAGATGCGCAGGCAAAACTCGCCAGTGCCTACCAGGCAATTGATAAGGCGGCAAAACTCGGTATTATCAAAAAGAATGCAGCTTCACGAAAGAAATCACGCCTTGCCAAACTTCTTAAAAAATCATCGCAATAA